The genome window GGCGGACTATTACGTCATGCCCCCGGACGACGGAAAGAGCGCAGCCGGCCACTATCCACACGTGGATTACCGCATGAACCGCCTTCGCTACCAGGACCTCATGGCCATCGAGACGCAGGGAACAGTCTCGGATCGGACGGAGTGGCACCTGGCCACGAGTGATCGCGGCGTCGCGCTGTTCGAACGCATGCTCCTTCGGGAAATGGACCGCGTGCGGGACGGTCACGACCCAGTGGGCGTGACCCGCGACCCCGACGAAGTGATCGACACCAACTTCGAGTTCTATCGGCACGCCGGGGGGCTGCTCCCGGTTCCCCAGGGCGTCCGCGTCTACACGCGAAGCCGTCCCGCCCTCTCGTCCTGAACACGCGTCCGCGGAGATCCCATCGGAGGCTCGTGATGGAAACGATTGGCATCGTGGGCGTCGGCGCGATGGGTAGCGCGCTCCTCGAGCGTCAGCGCCTCGCGCAGATCGAGCCCCTCGCATACGACGTCGATCCCGAGGCCCTTGCCCAGGCCCGCGCGGCCGGCGCGGAGCCGGCGGGATCGGCCGCGGAGCTGGCCAGATCCGCCACCATGATCGACGTCGTCGTGCGCACGGACGACGAGGTACTGGACTGCACTCTCGGCGCCAACGGGATCCTTGCCGGCGCCCAAACTGGAGCGCTAATCCTGCTTCACAGCACCATCCTGCCGGGCACAACGAGACGGGTGGCCGAGGCGGCGAGTCAGCAGGGCGTACACGTGATGGACGCGTGCATGTTGAGCGTGCCTGCCGCCGTGCGCCGCGGCGAGCTGATCTTTCTGGTCGGAGGGCCTGAAGAACAGTTCGCGCGGGCACATCCCCACTTGCTCACGATGGCCAAGGAGGCGCGGTACGTCGGTCCGCTCGGGACGGCGAACGTCGGGAAGCTCATGGCCAACCTCATCGTCGGGGCCCAGACCCTCGTGCTCCACGAGGCTCTCCGGCTTGGCGAGGCCGGTGGCATCCCCTACGTGCGGGCGCTCGAGATGCTCCGCGACACGCGCGGCAGCAGCGGATCGATTCTGGACCGATGGGAGAGCACCTTCGATCCATCGGGCAAGGACCCGACGCCGCGCGTCGGGCAGAACGTGATGGCCAAGGACATCCCGCTGGCGCGCGAGCTGGCGCACGCGCTCGGGCTGGACCTGCCGATCATCGACCAGCTTGGGCTGGCGGGACGACGCCTGGCCGAGAGCCAGCGGCGCCCATAAATCCCAGCATGAGAGGAATGAGCATGGAGCCA of Chloroflexota bacterium contains these proteins:
- a CDS encoding NAD(P)-dependent oxidoreductase; this encodes METIGIVGVGAMGSALLERQRLAQIEPLAYDVDPEALAQARAAGAEPAGSAAELARSATMIDVVVRTDDEVLDCTLGANGILAGAQTGALILLHSTILPGTTRRVAEAASQQGVHVMDACMLSVPAAVRRGELIFLVGGPEEQFARAHPHLLTMAKEARYVGPLGTANVGKLMANLIVGAQTLVLHEALRLGEAGGIPYVRALEMLRDTRGSSGSILDRWESTFDPSGKDPTPRVGQNVMAKDIPLARELAHALGLDLPIIDQLGLAGRRLAESQRRP